In Paenibacillus guangzhouensis, a single window of DNA contains:
- the zwf gene encoding glucose-6-phosphate dehydrogenase codes for MDSTTLVLFGATGDLAKRKIYPALYNLFLEQKMPASFSIIGLGRREWSDDKFRSQVEDSLRTFSRRDVGTAEQLEIFLSSLRYSVLDVSRIEDYEKLLKLVEAREEELNIPSNRLFYLSVAPEFFDVIASNIKASGLGATKGWKRLVIEKPFGHDLASARALNEQLSRSFDENEIYRIDHYLGKPMVQNLEVLEYANPVIHALWSNRFIKNVQITAAETVGVEERAGYYDKAGAIRDMFQNHMLQLLMMTAMQLPQQSSPDEVRRKKKMVMEALRPLSKEDLQANIVRGQYAAGEMGGKAVHGYLDEPGIEASSKNDTFFAAKLWIDNSLWEGVPFYIRTGKRMQEKSTRIVVEFKDPLQVFNKPQHESAGPNLLVIEIGPHEGLTLQLNSKDPVNASKFEPVHVNCFSNAQDMPEAYENLIHDALLGDGTFFAHWDEVELSWAWVQPILDAFAANEVPLHAYAAGSNGPEAAHQLLGEDQWWLDKPVRERVLAEV; via the coding sequence ATGGATTCAACAACACTCGTATTATTTGGCGCAACAGGCGATTTAGCGAAAAGAAAAATATATCCAGCATTATATAATTTGTTCCTAGAACAGAAGATGCCTGCTTCGTTCTCCATTATCGGGCTTGGCAGAAGAGAATGGTCCGATGATAAATTCCGCTCCCAAGTGGAAGATTCGCTTCGTACCTTCTCTCGTCGTGATGTAGGAACGGCTGAGCAGCTTGAAATATTCCTTAGTTCCCTTCGTTACAGCGTGCTGGATGTAAGCCGCATCGAAGATTATGAGAAGCTTCTGAAGCTGGTTGAAGCGCGTGAGGAAGAGTTGAACATTCCAAGTAACCGGTTGTTCTACTTGTCGGTCGCACCGGAATTCTTCGACGTGATCGCATCGAACATCAAGGCAAGCGGCCTTGGCGCAACGAAGGGCTGGAAACGTCTTGTGATTGAGAAGCCATTCGGTCATGATCTAGCATCGGCACGCGCGCTGAATGAACAGTTATCCCGTTCGTTCGACGAGAATGAAATTTATCGCATCGACCACTATCTTGGCAAACCGATGGTTCAGAACCTGGAAGTGCTCGAATACGCGAATCCAGTCATCCATGCGCTATGGTCGAACCGTTTCATCAAGAACGTACAGATTACGGCAGCTGAGACAGTAGGTGTTGAAGAGCGTGCAGGATACTACGATAAAGCAGGCGCGATCCGCGATATGTTCCAGAACCATATGCTGCAATTGCTTATGATGACTGCGATGCAGCTTCCTCAGCAGAGCTCGCCGGATGAAGTTCGCCGCAAGAAGAAAATGGTGATGGAGGCGCTTCGTCCGCTATCAAAGGAAGACCTTCAGGCGAACATCGTTCGCGGTCAATACGCAGCTGGTGAGATGGGTGGCAAGGCTGTCCATGGTTATCTGGATGAGCCAGGCATTGAAGCAAGCTCGAAGAATGATACGTTCTTCGCGGCGAAGCTATGGATCGACAACAGCTTGTGGGAAGGCGTTCCGTTCTATATCCGCACAGGCAAAAGAATGCAAGAGAAGTCCACGCGCATCGTCGTGGAATTCAAGGATCCGCTGCAGGTCTTCAACAAACCGCAGCATGAGTCGGCTGGACCGAACCTGCTCGTCATTGAGATCGGTCCGCATGAAGGCTTGACGCTCCAGCTAAATAGTAAAGACCCTGTGAATGCCAGCAAGTTCGAGCCGGTGCACGTCAACTGCTTCTCGAATGCACAGGATATGCCAGAAGCATATGAGAACTTGATTCACGACGCGCTTCTCGGCGATGGCACGTTCTTCGCGCACTGGGATGAGGTGGAGTTGTCGTGGGCATGGGTACAACCGATCCTGGATGCTTTCGCAGCGAATGAAGTTCCGCTTCATGCGTATGCAGCGGGATCGAACGGTCCGGAAGCAGCGCATCAGCTGCTAGGCGAAGATCAATGGTGGCTCGATAAGCCGGTCCGAGAACGGGTACTTGCTGAGGTCTAA
- a CDS encoding metal-sensitive transcriptional regulator: MKSNNIQGSVCCNPSESERRSHHDDQAKHNLMSRLNRIEGQVRGLKGMIEKDTYCDDVLNQVASVQSALKGVGKLLLACHMKSCVMERMKEGDTEVLTELLVTMNKLVK, from the coding sequence ATGAAGTCCAATAATATACAAGGTTCGGTTTGCTGCAATCCGAGCGAGTCCGAGCGGAGGAGCCATCACGACGATCAAGCGAAGCACAATCTTATGAGCAGGCTCAATCGGATTGAAGGGCAAGTACGAGGGCTGAAAGGCATGATTGAGAAGGATACGTATTGCGATGATGTGCTGAATCAAGTGGCGTCTGTACAGTCCGCGCTGAAGGGCGTGGGTAAGCTGCTGCTGGCTTGTCACATGAAGAGTTGTGTGATGGAACGGATGAAGGAAGGCGACACAGAGGTGTTGACGGAGCTCCTGGTTACGATGAATAAGCTAGTCAAATAA
- a CDS encoding glutaredoxin family protein, with product MTEPLKIYTIPTCSDCNHAKRYFKEHNIPYQEFNCEEDEKYPKEVWELTGKQVVPTLVIHDQVFVGFAENMSAIKDLLGQ from the coding sequence ATGACGGAACCTCTCAAAATTTATACGATCCCGACTTGCAGCGACTGCAATCATGCCAAGCGGTATTTCAAGGAGCATAACATCCCATATCAAGAGTTCAATTGTGAAGAGGATGAGAAATATCCGAAGGAAGTCTGGGAGCTGACAGGCAAGCAAGTGGTGCCGACGCTTGTGATCCACGACCAAGTCTTTGTCGGCTTTGCTGAGAATATGAGTGCAATCAAGGATTTGCTCGGTCAATGA
- the fsa gene encoding fructose-6-phosphate aldolase, translating to MKFFIDTANVVDIQKAYKLGILSGVTTNPSLVAKEGVKFEDRIEEILKLVPEVESVSAEVSPDAVTAEEMIAEANELIKINGGDKNITIKLPMTIAGLEACRYLTKKGVKTNVTLIFTVNQALLAARAGATYVSPFLGRLDDISEDGVLLVSKIAELFRIHNLDAQIIAASVRHPDHVTRVAMAGAHIATIPYAVIEQLTKHPLTDQGMEKFAADWAKAPKN from the coding sequence ATGAAATTTTTTATCGATACAGCGAATGTAGTGGATATTCAAAAGGCGTACAAACTCGGTATTCTATCTGGTGTAACAACCAATCCATCTCTGGTAGCCAAAGAAGGCGTTAAATTCGAAGATCGTATTGAAGAAATTCTGAAGCTTGTACCTGAAGTTGAATCTGTCTCTGCAGAGGTATCGCCTGATGCGGTAACTGCGGAAGAGATGATCGCGGAAGCGAATGAACTGATTAAGATCAATGGTGGCGACAAAAACATTACGATTAAGCTACCGATGACCATTGCAGGTCTAGAAGCATGCCGTTACTTAACGAAAAAAGGTGTAAAGACGAACGTGACGTTAATCTTCACGGTGAACCAAGCGCTGCTTGCGGCTCGCGCAGGTGCGACGTACGTATCGCCGTTCTTAGGACGTCTTGATGACATTTCCGAAGATGGCGTGCTGTTAGTCTCGAAAATTGCAGAGTTGTTCCGTATCCATAACTTAGATGCTCAGATTATTGCAGCATCGGTTCGCCATCCGGATCATGTGACGCGTGTCGCGATGGCTGGAGCGCACATTGCAACCATTCCTTATGCGGTCATCGAGCAGCTCACGAAGCATCCATTGACGGATCAAGGAATGGAGAAATTCGCAGCAGACTGGGCCAAAGCACCAAAGAATTAA
- a CDS encoding helix-turn-helix domain-containing protein, whose product MFKQDRGSLKVWIHFFIPYALLLTGFLGVGLYAYDRTTSLVESHTKETAYAFLEQTKEILDRRFTELETIAEQAASSTKVQSFQYVDRPFAGTNPIRILELKKDLFDYSLFNHFLLNYYMIFPHSEFVVSPRSSYSLRQFYDLEFRNENQSYEDWLKELKVRTSAKTFFPGRTATFQNKHVSVVTYMQSFGSQERSGIVLMLIDNAQIQSMLHKLDSSNGGFVVITDAKGEIISRTGANTDIRSAASLTDGFNPIDIDGQRMLVTKTTSRYNGWTYLTAQPESYVLEKVNSIKQLILTIMLIGLVLGLFAALLFSYRNSRPLWMLLRMLPTGRMAGGHSPNRNAWDFVRTSVTNLIVSHDYLSEKMDQQVPLIRSGFYDRLLRGHYLSNKDIAAAMEHSRETWEGEYFAVSILMIAGYEGTYSEAMLTELDFRKIAIRDIIATGYGRTISTHDLGENQIGLLLNGDAASPSSFMDEVRNHLTTLHHRIAGALSVQVYITVGGCYTQLTEISRSYEEARLLREREHFTEQRPIMFHDEESPALPTYYYPPDVELRLINLVKSGNVPETELLLDQIRQNNLEQNHLPVAVTRVLIHELTGTLLKCCESEDTDRQQDEVKSALAASEANRTPKSAFEQLVVAFLYLCRQQHDRKKSHNNQLKQDLIQHLEEHYMRTELSLSELAERFNYAEAYISYFFKEQTGVNFSDYLESIRMNHARRLLQESDMSVNEIAGWVGYYSLNSFSRAFKRANGVSATEFRRQARSGI is encoded by the coding sequence ATGTTCAAACAAGACCGCGGGAGCCTGAAAGTATGGATCCACTTCTTCATTCCTTATGCGCTGCTGCTCACCGGTTTCCTCGGCGTCGGCTTATATGCTTACGACCGCACCACGTCACTCGTAGAGAGTCATACCAAAGAAACGGCCTACGCCTTTCTCGAACAGACCAAGGAAATCCTTGACCGCCGCTTCACGGAGCTGGAGACGATCGCCGAACAAGCTGCAAGCAGCACGAAGGTCCAATCGTTTCAATATGTCGATCGGCCTTTTGCCGGCACGAATCCCATTCGAATCCTTGAACTCAAGAAGGATCTATTCGATTACTCCCTATTCAACCACTTCTTATTGAATTACTATATGATCTTTCCGCATAGTGAGTTCGTGGTGTCGCCGCGCTCTTCTTATTCGCTGCGCCAGTTCTACGATCTGGAATTCCGCAACGAGAATCAATCCTACGAGGATTGGCTCAAGGAATTGAAGGTGCGCACCAGCGCCAAAACCTTCTTCCCTGGCCGAACGGCAACATTCCAGAACAAACACGTCTCGGTCGTGACGTACATGCAATCCTTCGGCTCCCAAGAACGCTCCGGCATCGTGCTCATGCTGATCGACAATGCGCAAATCCAGAGCATGCTGCACAAGCTGGATTCCAGTAACGGCGGCTTCGTCGTCATTACGGATGCCAAAGGCGAGATCATCAGCCGCACCGGAGCGAATACAGACATCCGCTCAGCGGCCAGCCTCACCGACGGGTTCAACCCGATCGATATCGATGGGCAGCGCATGCTCGTAACGAAGACAACTTCCCGCTACAACGGTTGGACATACCTCACGGCGCAGCCAGAGTCTTACGTGCTCGAGAAAGTGAACTCCATCAAACAGTTGATTCTAACCATTATGCTCATCGGCCTTGTTCTTGGTTTGTTCGCAGCTCTCCTCTTCTCTTATCGCAACAGTCGCCCGCTCTGGATGCTGCTGCGCATGCTCCCTACGGGCCGGATGGCAGGAGGGCATTCGCCGAATCGCAATGCGTGGGATTTCGTCCGGACTTCCGTCACGAATCTGATCGTCAGCCATGACTACTTGTCCGAGAAAATGGACCAGCAGGTCCCGCTCATCCGCAGCGGCTTCTATGACCGTCTGCTGCGAGGCCATTACCTGTCCAACAAGGACATTGCCGCCGCGATGGAACATTCACGCGAGACATGGGAGGGAGAATACTTCGCCGTTAGCATTCTGATGATCGCAGGGTACGAGGGGACCTACAGCGAAGCCATGCTTACCGAGCTGGATTTCCGCAAAATCGCCATCCGCGACATTATCGCGACAGGCTATGGACGTACGATATCCACCCATGATCTTGGGGAGAATCAGATCGGCTTGCTGTTAAATGGCGACGCGGCATCTCCATCCTCGTTCATGGATGAAGTCCGCAACCATCTCACAACGCTGCATCATCGCATAGCGGGGGCGCTGAGCGTTCAGGTCTATATAACCGTCGGCGGCTGCTACACGCAGCTGACAGAGATTAGCCGCTCGTATGAGGAAGCGCGCCTGCTGCGCGAGCGCGAGCATTTCACCGAACAGCGTCCGATCATGTTCCATGATGAGGAGAGCCCTGCGCTGCCAACCTACTATTATCCGCCGGATGTCGAGCTGCGTCTTATTAATCTCGTGAAATCCGGCAATGTGCCTGAGACGGAGCTGCTGCTGGATCAAATTCGTCAGAACAACTTAGAACAGAACCATCTGCCCGTTGCCGTAACGCGGGTGCTCATTCACGAGCTGACGGGTACGCTTCTCAAATGCTGCGAGTCCGAAGACACCGATCGTCAACAGGATGAAGTGAAATCCGCGCTTGCCGCTTCCGAAGCGAATCGTACACCGAAGAGCGCATTCGAGCAGCTCGTCGTCGCGTTCCTGTATCTATGCCGCCAGCAGCATGACCGGAAGAAAAGCCATAACAATCAATTGAAGCAGGATTTGATTCAACATCTCGAAGAGCATTATATGCGGACGGAGCTGAGCTTATCGGAGCTTGCCGAGCGCTTCAACTACGCCGAAGCCTATATATCGTATTTTTTCAAAGAACAGACGGGCGTGAATTTCTCTGATTATCTGGAGTCCATCCGGATGAACCATGCCAGAAGATTGCTGCAGGAGAGCGATATGTCCGTGAATGAGATCGCCGGTTGGGTCGGCTACTATTCCCTTAACTCGTTCAGCCGCGCCTTCAAAAGAGCCAACGGCGTAAGCGCCACCGAGTTCAGAAGGCAAGCGCGGAGCGGAATCTAA
- a CDS encoding heavy metal translocating P-type ATPase, which translates to MSTATNEKQATLSITGMTCAACANRIEKGLNKLEGVTNANVNFALEKASLTYDPSKLDVDRMEETIKKLGYGVVKETVDFKLEGMTCAACANRIEKGLSKMPGVTSAAVNFAMETARVEYSPGEVSVADMQNKVKQLGYAAVTKQDSESTGDHRAKEIRHQKWNLIISAILSLPLLWSMVGHFSFTSWIYVPELFMNPWMQLILSTPVQFYIGRQFYIGAYKALRNGSANMDVLVSLGTSAAYFYSLYLTLDWYMAGANAHHGPAMYYETSAVLITLVLMGKLFESLAKGRTSEAIKSLMGLQAKTALVIRDGVEQSVPVEEVLTGDIVIVKPGEKVPVDGRVLEGVSSVDESMLTGESLPVEKKAGDEVIGATINKNGMLRIQATKVGKETALAQIIKVVEEAQGSKAPIQRVADVISGIFVPIVVGIAIVAFLVWYFFITPGDFAEALEKAIAILVIACPCALGLATPTSIMAGSGRAAEFGILFKGGEHLEQTHKIDAIILDKTGTVTKGKPELTDVLTENDEAAFLRLVGAAEKNSEHPLAEAIVDGIKARQMDMPATDSFEAIPGYGIRAAVEGKELLIGTRRLMEKFNVNAQHAYTVMNHLEEAGKTAMLVAIDGDYAGLVAVADTIKETSKEAVSRLKEMGIEVIMITGDNQRTAKAIANQVGIDHVLAEVLPEGKAEEVKKLQAQGKKVAMVGDGINDAPALATADIGMAIGTGTDVAMEAADVTLMRGDLSSIPDAIYMSRKTMSNIKQNLFWALGYNTLGIPIAAIGLLAPWVAGAAMALSSVSVVLNALRLQRVKIRH; encoded by the coding sequence ATGTCAACGGCGACGAATGAGAAGCAGGCGACCCTTTCGATAACGGGAATGACATGTGCCGCATGTGCGAACCGGATTGAGAAAGGTTTGAATAAATTAGAAGGCGTAACGAACGCCAATGTGAATTTTGCACTAGAGAAAGCGAGCTTAACATATGATCCGTCCAAATTGGATGTGGATCGGATGGAAGAGACGATTAAGAAGCTCGGTTACGGCGTGGTCAAAGAGACGGTGGATTTCAAGCTGGAAGGCATGACGTGCGCCGCATGCGCCAACCGAATCGAGAAAGGGCTCAGTAAGATGCCTGGGGTAACGAGTGCAGCAGTGAACTTTGCGATGGAGACGGCTCGCGTCGAGTATTCGCCAGGGGAAGTATCCGTGGCAGATATGCAGAACAAAGTGAAGCAGCTCGGCTATGCCGCGGTTACGAAGCAAGACAGCGAATCGACAGGCGATCACCGCGCGAAAGAAATTCGCCATCAGAAGTGGAACCTCATCATCTCAGCAATCCTATCGCTACCGCTGCTCTGGAGCATGGTCGGTCACTTCTCATTCACATCATGGATTTATGTGCCTGAACTTTTCATGAATCCATGGATGCAGTTGATCCTCTCCACACCGGTTCAATTCTATATTGGGCGGCAGTTCTACATCGGTGCTTACAAAGCACTTCGTAACGGCAGCGCGAATATGGACGTTCTTGTATCGCTCGGAACATCGGCCGCGTACTTCTACAGTCTGTATCTCACACTTGACTGGTATATGGCGGGTGCGAATGCACATCATGGCCCGGCAATGTATTACGAGACGAGTGCCGTGTTAATCACGCTGGTGCTCATGGGTAAATTGTTCGAGTCCTTGGCAAAAGGGCGCACGTCGGAAGCGATCAAATCGCTAATGGGGCTGCAAGCGAAGACGGCGCTCGTCATTCGTGACGGCGTGGAGCAATCGGTTCCCGTAGAGGAAGTGTTGACAGGGGATATCGTTATCGTCAAGCCGGGCGAGAAAGTTCCTGTCGACGGTCGTGTCCTCGAAGGCGTATCGTCTGTGGATGAATCGATGTTAACCGGGGAGAGTCTTCCTGTAGAGAAAAAAGCCGGCGATGAAGTGATCGGTGCGACGATCAATAAGAACGGTATGCTGCGCATCCAAGCCACAAAGGTTGGGAAGGAAACGGCACTCGCGCAGATCATTAAAGTCGTGGAGGAAGCCCAAGGCTCGAAAGCACCGATTCAACGGGTCGCGGACGTCATCTCGGGGATTTTCGTACCGATTGTCGTTGGGATTGCAATTGTAGCTTTCCTCGTATGGTATTTCTTTATCACACCGGGCGACTTCGCGGAAGCGCTGGAGAAAGCCATTGCTATTCTCGTCATTGCATGCCCATGTGCGCTAGGTCTAGCAACACCAACCTCCATCATGGCCGGTTCGGGTCGCGCGGCTGAGTTCGGGATCTTGTTCAAAGGCGGCGAACATCTGGAGCAGACGCATAAGATCGATGCGATTATTTTGGATAAAACAGGTACCGTAACGAAAGGGAAACCAGAATTAACGGATGTGCTTACGGAAAATGATGAAGCAGCATTCCTGCGTCTCGTTGGTGCCGCAGAGAAGAACTCGGAGCATCCGCTTGCAGAAGCGATTGTGGATGGGATCAAGGCTAGACAAATGGATATGCCGGCGACGGATTCCTTTGAAGCGATTCCGGGTTATGGCATTCGGGCAGCCGTAGAAGGCAAAGAACTCTTGATCGGTACACGCCGATTGATGGAGAAATTCAATGTGAATGCGCAGCATGCATACACGGTGATGAATCATTTAGAAGAAGCGGGTAAGACGGCGATGCTCGTTGCGATCGACGGAGATTATGCCGGCCTGGTCGCTGTAGCGGATACGATCAAAGAAACCTCGAAAGAAGCCGTAAGCCGCCTGAAAGAGATGGGCATTGAGGTCATCATGATCACGGGGGACAATCAACGGACGGCGAAGGCAATCGCGAATCAGGTTGGGATTGACCATGTGCTGGCGGAAGTTCTTCCGGAGGGCAAGGCGGAGGAAGTGAAGAAATTGCAAGCGCAGGGCAAGAAGGTAGCGATGGTTGGTGACGGCATTAACGATGCGCCGGCTCTAGCAACGGCAGATATCGGGATGGCAATCGGTACGGGGACTGACGTAGCGATGGAAGCAGCGGACGTAACCTTGATGCGCGGCGATCTGTCGAGCATTCCGGACGCAATCTATATGAGCCGGAAGACGATGAGCAACATTAAGCAGAACTTGTTCTGGGCGCTAGGCTACAATACACTCGGTATCCCGATTGCGGCCATCGGCTTGCTCGCACCATGGGTAGCAGGCGCAGCAATGGCGCTGAGCTCCGTATCGGTTGTGCTTAACGCGCTTCGCCTGCAACGTGTGAAAATCCGTCACTAA
- a CDS encoding MarR family winged helix-turn-helix transcriptional regulator, which yields MDSSIMNNSPLKRFHTIGGLYRLHSLDEQSKLAARVLDSYWNISRVTVKMEQQNAASLGLSLQQMSILNTLHATPEMKLKELTERLVSSKSTLSVNIDGLVKAGLVVREIPMHNRREVKLRLTDRGKDISKQSIVKSTSSQAILNVLNHLTAEEIDQLLRINEGVLQALCQSTTDSSD from the coding sequence TTGGATAGTTCAATTATGAACAATTCACCATTGAAGCGTTTTCACACGATTGGAGGGTTATATCGATTGCATTCTCTGGATGAGCAGAGCAAACTTGCAGCGCGCGTATTGGACTCATATTGGAATATTAGTCGGGTGACTGTCAAGATGGAGCAGCAGAATGCCGCTTCATTAGGCTTATCATTACAGCAAATGTCGATTCTCAATACATTGCATGCAACGCCCGAAATGAAATTGAAGGAACTGACCGAACGTCTGGTGTCGTCCAAAAGCACGTTAAGTGTTAATATCGACGGACTCGTCAAGGCTGGGCTCGTGGTACGGGAGATCCCGATGCATAATCGAAGAGAAGTGAAACTAAGGCTAACCGATCGGGGGAAGGATATATCGAAGCAATCGATCGTGAAGTCGACATCGAGCCAAGCGATACTCAATGTGCTGAACCATTTGACGGCGGAAGAAATCGATCAGCTGCTTCGAATTAATGAGGGCGTACTTCAAGCATTATGCCAAAGCACCACCGATTCATCCGATTAA
- a CDS encoding NAD(P)/FAD-dependent oxidoreductase, with product MGEKMNIAVAPPLQVGGTLFTPEQLSTVGKIVGPEAKIEMTPFKQIYVQIPVERRDEIVTSLEQAGLEVYPAGFVSKSLIACNFCKGAEEAGLETARTLNRAIAGIATPTPLKIGYAGCALGTSEPLFKDIGVVKMRHTFDIYVGGEPKGIKVAAAQLLVGGLQEDQLIPTVVRLIDFYKTEAKGKEKFSKFVNRMTLTKLQEIAG from the coding sequence ATGGGAGAGAAGATGAATATTGCAGTGGCCCCGCCTCTTCAGGTGGGAGGCACCTTATTTACACCCGAGCAGCTTAGCACAGTTGGCAAGATCGTCGGACCCGAAGCGAAGATTGAGATGACGCCATTCAAGCAAATCTATGTTCAGATCCCCGTGGAACGGCGCGATGAGATCGTAACGTCGTTGGAGCAGGCAGGTCTGGAAGTTTATCCAGCTGGCTTTGTCAGCAAGAGTCTGATTGCCTGTAACTTTTGCAAAGGAGCGGAAGAGGCTGGACTAGAGACAGCACGGACATTGAACCGCGCCATTGCGGGGATTGCGACACCGACTCCACTCAAAATCGGCTATGCCGGTTGTGCACTTGGAACGAGCGAGCCGTTGTTCAAAGATATTGGCGTCGTGAAGATGCGTCATACATTCGACATCTATGTCGGAGGTGAACCGAAGGGGATCAAGGTTGCCGCTGCCCAGCTGCTGGTGGGAGGACTACAGGAAGACCAGCTCATACCCACCGTGGTGCGGCTGATCGACTTTTACAAGACGGAGGCGAAGGGCAAGGAGAAGTTCAGCAAGTTCGTGAATCGCATGACACTTACGAAGTTGCAAGAAATTGCAGGGTAA
- the gnd gene encoding phosphogluconate dehydrogenase (NAD(+)-dependent, decarboxylating) — translation MKVGLVGLGKMGLNLGQNLLDHQHEVVAFDLNTQAVEEMKSYGATGVSSLQDMVQALDTPRIVWIMVPHQVVDAVIEEITPLLSQGDIVIEAGNSHYKESIRRYNQLKPHGVNYMDVGTSGGMEGARHGACYMVGGDAEAWEVVEPIFRDTAVDKGYLYAGKSGSGHFLKMVHNGIEYGMMAAIGEGFEVLEKSDFDFDYEQVARVWNNGSVIRSWLIELMERAFSKDAKLDDIKGIMHSSGEGKWTVETAFDLQTATPVIAMSLLMRYRSLDQDTFTGKVVAALRNEFGGHAVEKK, via the coding sequence ATGAAAGTCGGTTTAGTAGGTCTTGGGAAGATGGGTTTGAACCTAGGGCAAAATTTATTGGATCATCAGCATGAGGTCGTGGCATTTGACCTGAATACGCAAGCGGTAGAAGAGATGAAGTCCTACGGGGCAACAGGTGTCTCGTCGCTGCAAGACATGGTTCAAGCGCTGGATACGCCACGCATCGTATGGATTATGGTTCCACATCAGGTTGTGGATGCTGTTATTGAGGAGATTACGCCGCTGTTATCGCAAGGGGATATCGTCATTGAAGCGGGGAACTCGCACTATAAAGAGTCGATTCGCCGTTACAATCAGCTTAAGCCGCATGGCGTAAACTACATGGATGTAGGTACCTCTGGCGGGATGGAAGGCGCTCGTCATGGCGCGTGTTATATGGTTGGCGGCGACGCGGAGGCATGGGAAGTTGTTGAACCGATTTTCCGTGACACGGCTGTCGATAAAGGCTATCTATATGCAGGCAAGTCCGGCAGCGGACATTTTCTCAAAATGGTCCATAACGGGATCGAATATGGGATGATGGCTGCGATTGGCGAAGGGTTCGAAGTGCTCGAGAAGTCTGACTTCGATTTCGATTACGAGCAAGTTGCTCGTGTGTGGAACAACGGTTCTGTCATTCGTTCTTGGTTGATCGAGTTGATGGAGCGTGCGTTCTCGAAAGATGCGAAGTTGGATGATATCAAAGGGATTATGCACTCTTCCGGTGAAGGCAAATGGACGGTTGAGACGGCATTCGATCTCCAGACGGCTACACCTGTTATTGCGATGTCCTTGCTCATGCGCTATCGCTCGCTAGATCAGGATACGTTCACAGGCAAGGTTGTCGCAGCGCTTCGTAACGAATTCGGGGGACATGCTGTCGAGAAGAAGTAA
- a CDS encoding DMT family transporter, translating to MGKSSKLQSALLLTFLIAVWGINWPLTKIALAHTPPVLFSGLRTLLGGIFLLVVAIPRYRKLAFRKTWKIYLVAAFVNVILYYGLQTIGINYMPAGLFSAIVFLQPVLVGVFSWLWLGESMNALKFVGLILGFAGVGVISMGGFSGDLSVPGILLALGSALSWALGTIFVKKVTPVVDSIWLVTMQLIIGGALMTVGGLQFERWSDIDWNGTFVLCLLFIAIFVIAAGWIVFYHLIDTGEAGKVASFTFLIPLVAILIGTLFLNEPFTVSLLIGLMLILISIYFVNKPRRNVMKIT from the coding sequence ATGGGGAAGTCATCGAAGCTTCAATCGGCATTGTTGCTAACATTTTTAATTGCAGTATGGGGGATTAATTGGCCCCTCACGAAGATTGCGCTTGCGCACACACCGCCTGTGTTATTCTCGGGCCTGCGTACATTACTCGGTGGAATATTTCTATTGGTTGTCGCGATACCTAGATACCGCAAGCTCGCCTTCCGCAAGACGTGGAAGATTTATTTGGTCGCTGCATTCGTAAACGTCATATTATATTATGGATTGCAGACGATCGGGATCAATTACATGCCGGCTGGCCTATTCTCGGCGATCGTATTCCTACAACCGGTTCTGGTTGGCGTATTTTCCTGGTTGTGGCTGGGGGAGTCCATGAACGCGCTGAAGTTCGTGGGTCTTATTCTGGGATTTGCAGGTGTAGGTGTGATTAGTATGGGCGGGTTCAGCGGTGATCTTTCGGTTCCCGGAATTTTACTAGCGCTCGGTTCAGCACTAAGCTGGGCTTTAGGCACAATATTCGTAAAAAAAGTAACGCCAGTCGTAGATTCCATCTGGCTCGTCACGATGCAGTTGATTATTGGCGGTGCGCTTATGACCGTTGGAGGATTACAATTCGAGCGGTGGTCGGATATCGACTGGAACGGGACCTTTGTGCTTTGCCTGTTGTTTATCGCGATCTTCGTCATCGCGGCAGGTTGGATTGTGTTCTACCATCTGATTGATACAGGTGAGGCCGGGAAGGTCGCTTCATTTACGTTTCTCATCCCGCTTGTAGCTATATTGATCGGCACGCTGTTCTTGAATGAACCCTTTACGGTGTCGCTGTTAATCGGGCTTATGCTGATTCTCATCAGTATTTATTTCGTCAATAAACCACGGCGCAACGTGATGAAAATCACTTGA